The proteins below come from a single Gimesia alba genomic window:
- a CDS encoding sugar transferase gives MSSMAAGQSSVPYKGQIPPGELSDLVNGYLDVELWRNTSWLTRLELEEPRVDVRNLSERTRFMKRSLDIVVSFTMLILLSPLLLFLVVLVKLTSPGPAIFKQTRVGLNLRNKAKSDRRQEQIDLLELDLSSDRRVSGSDRRDETGYGMPFTLYKFRTMTVDAEKNGAQFAVQGDPRVTRLGRFMRKTRLDELPQLWNVLKGEMTLVGPRPERPEFIEGLSKEIPNYINRLGLKPGLTGVAQIVNGYDNNIEGFRRKVSLDLMYLQNCCFWNDMKILFRTIRVILTGSGAL, from the coding sequence ATGGCAGCAGGACAGTCCAGTGTTCCGTATAAAGGTCAGATTCCTCCGGGAGAATTATCCGACCTGGTGAATGGTTATCTGGATGTGGAGCTTTGGCGGAATACCAGTTGGTTAACCCGTCTGGAATTGGAAGAGCCACGCGTCGATGTTCGCAATCTGTCGGAGCGAACCCGTTTTATGAAGCGGTCGCTCGACATTGTTGTCTCTTTCACAATGCTGATTTTGTTGTCTCCACTGCTCTTGTTTCTGGTCGTGCTGGTCAAACTCACCTCGCCCGGCCCTGCAATTTTCAAGCAGACCCGTGTCGGTTTGAATTTACGAAACAAAGCGAAAAGTGATCGCCGTCAGGAACAGATTGATTTACTGGAACTCGATCTGAGTTCTGATCGTCGCGTTTCCGGTTCGGATCGGCGTGATGAAACTGGCTACGGAATGCCGTTTACGTTATATAAGTTTCGTACGATGACGGTAGACGCCGAGAAAAACGGTGCCCAGTTTGCGGTGCAAGGTGATCCGCGCGTGACCCGTCTGGGACGCTTCATGCGGAAGACACGGCTGGATGAACTGCCGCAGTTGTGGAATGTGCTTAAAGGGGAAATGACGTTAGTCGGCCCTCGTCCCGAGCGCCCGGAGTTCATTGAAGGATTGAGCAAAGAGATTCCCAACTACATCAATCGACTGGGGTTGAAGCCCGGTCTGACCGGCGTGGCGCAAATCGTGAATGGATACGATAACAACATTGAAGGCTTTCGCAGAAAAGTCTCGCTCGATCTGATGTATTTGCAGAACTGCTGTTTCTGGAATGACATGAAGATCCTGTTCCGAACGATCCGCGTGATCCTGACCGGCAGCGGCGCACTATAA